A genomic window from Rhodococcus sp. KBS0724 includes:
- a CDS encoding ABC transporter ATP-binding protein → MNETSGQKTNRLRAEDVTIGYDKRIISQNLNVDIPDGGFTVIVGPNACGKSTLLRALSRLLKPSTGTVLLDGKAITSYPAKEVARRLGLLPQTSIAPDGIKVADLVARGRYPHQKLIRQWSREDEAAVVTAMEATKVTDLSARLVDELSGGQRQRVWVAMVLAQQTPLVLLDEPTTFLDIAHQIELLELCRDLNENDGHTLVAVLHDLNHACRYGTHIIAMKDGAVVAEGPPAEIITEELVQEVFGMACRIIDDPVSHTPLVIPLGRERQRRIEGAQV, encoded by the coding sequence GTGAACGAAACCAGCGGGCAGAAGACAAATCGGTTGCGCGCCGAGGACGTCACGATCGGGTACGACAAGCGCATCATCTCGCAGAACCTCAACGTCGACATCCCCGACGGCGGCTTCACCGTCATCGTCGGGCCGAATGCCTGCGGCAAATCGACGCTCCTGCGGGCGTTGTCTCGCTTGCTCAAGCCGAGCACCGGCACAGTTCTGCTGGACGGTAAGGCGATCACGTCGTATCCGGCCAAGGAAGTTGCTCGCAGACTCGGGTTACTGCCGCAGACGTCGATCGCGCCCGACGGCATCAAGGTCGCCGATCTTGTTGCGCGAGGCCGGTATCCGCATCAGAAACTGATTCGCCAGTGGTCGCGTGAGGATGAGGCCGCAGTCGTCACTGCGATGGAAGCCACGAAGGTCACGGACTTGTCCGCCCGTCTCGTCGACGAATTGTCAGGTGGGCAGCGTCAACGAGTGTGGGTTGCCATGGTGCTCGCGCAGCAGACGCCGCTGGTGCTGCTCGACGAGCCGACTACCTTCCTCGATATAGCGCATCAGATCGAACTGCTGGAACTGTGCCGCGATCTCAACGAGAACGACGGGCACACCTTGGTGGCGGTGCTGCACGATCTGAATCACGCGTGCCGCTACGGAACTCACATCATCGCCATGAAGGACGGCGCGGTTGTGGCAGAAGGCCCACCGGCCGAGATCATCACGGAAGAACTGGTGCAGGAGGTGTTCGGCATGGCATGCCGCATCATCGACGACCCGGTTTCCCATACGCCGCTGGTCATCCCGCTGGGACGGGAGCGGCAACGACGCATCGAAGGAGCACAGGTATGA
- a CDS encoding siderophore-interacting protein — MSLVFGEVLFKEYVTPGMVRIVFGGEGLTTFRTTGIGDEYLRLHFPVPATGKFVLPEEDPDAPRGWRYPEGQEASPCQPYTVRRFDSETSRMTVDFVVHDGGIASDWAQGAAIGDALAIGESRGLYEPPADACWQVFVADATGLPALGRLIEQLPAGVSAKAIVEVVDESHRQHIESAADVEFIWLVGSGNGIAPSKLPDAVRALKLPTEPGYVWVAGESTMLRDIRKYLRHELKLPAQQYKVIGYWTYKAEVWNAKYEALDETIRAQLDAAWQSDRDEEEIRDEVDKTLESAGL, encoded by the coding sequence GTGAGTCTTGTGTTCGGCGAGGTGCTCTTCAAGGAGTACGTAACCCCGGGAATGGTTCGGATCGTGTTCGGCGGGGAGGGTTTGACCACGTTTCGAACAACCGGTATCGGTGACGAGTATCTTCGCCTCCATTTCCCGGTCCCGGCAACCGGTAAATTTGTTCTGCCGGAGGAAGATCCGGACGCACCACGTGGTTGGCGTTACCCGGAAGGCCAGGAGGCTTCGCCGTGCCAGCCCTACACGGTCCGACGGTTCGATTCCGAAACCAGCCGCATGACGGTCGATTTCGTGGTTCACGACGGCGGAATAGCCAGTGATTGGGCACAGGGCGCCGCGATCGGTGACGCGTTGGCGATCGGCGAGTCCCGTGGTCTGTACGAGCCCCCGGCCGATGCGTGCTGGCAGGTGTTCGTCGCCGACGCAACCGGACTCCCGGCCCTGGGCCGCCTGATCGAACAGTTGCCTGCCGGTGTGTCGGCCAAGGCGATAGTCGAGGTGGTGGACGAGTCGCACCGCCAGCACATCGAATCGGCCGCGGACGTCGAGTTCATCTGGTTGGTGGGCAGTGGCAACGGCATTGCGCCGTCGAAGCTTCCGGATGCAGTGCGTGCACTGAAACTGCCCACCGAACCTGGATACGTCTGGGTAGCAGGGGAAAGCACGATGCTGCGCGATATCCGCAAGTATCTCCGGCACGAACTGAAGTTGCCGGCGCAGCAGTACAAGGTTATCGGCTACTGGACGTACAAAGCCGAAGTGTGGAATGCGAAGTACGAAGCGCTCGACGAAACCATTCGCGCGCAGTTGGATGCGGCGTGGCAATCCGATCGAGACGAAGAGGAAATTCGTGACGAAGTCGACAAGACCCTCGAGAGTGCGGGCTTGTGA
- the fepG gene encoding iron-enterobactin ABC transporter permease: MSIDFGRPTTVVRSPKEGWSARIDVRTVTVCVVLVVIGLGVGVIALGSGDYQVPIADVLGALFGEAPARIHMVVVEWRLPRVLLALMLGAALGMSGAIFQSLTRNPLGSPDIIGFNSGAYTGALVVILLVGGTYYEIAVGALVGGIATAAVVYLLAYKRGVQGFRLIIVGIAISAMLGSVNTWLILKAKLDDAMAAAVWGAGSLNGLGWTQVWPVVAVLVVLVPLILLLGRRMQMLEMGDDAAKALGVRAEPTRLSLVVLGVALTAMVTAAAGPIGFVSLAAPQLVRRLTGSAGVTLLPSAAMGGALLMISDWVAQRAFAPTQLPVGVVTVSIGGVYFVWLLAREARKQ; encoded by the coding sequence GTGAGTATCGACTTCGGGCGCCCAACCACGGTGGTGCGCTCACCCAAGGAGGGCTGGTCGGCGCGGATCGACGTCCGCACGGTCACCGTGTGCGTTGTACTTGTTGTCATCGGATTGGGTGTCGGTGTCATCGCCCTGGGTAGTGGCGACTACCAGGTGCCGATTGCTGATGTCTTGGGGGCCTTGTTCGGTGAGGCGCCGGCGCGAATCCACATGGTTGTCGTGGAATGGCGTCTGCCGCGGGTGTTGTTGGCGTTGATGCTCGGTGCCGCATTGGGTATGAGTGGTGCGATATTCCAATCGCTCACCCGAAATCCGCTGGGCAGCCCCGACATCATCGGCTTCAATTCCGGTGCATACACCGGCGCGCTTGTAGTCATTCTGCTGGTAGGTGGAACGTATTACGAGATCGCGGTGGGCGCGCTGGTCGGCGGAATCGCCACTGCAGCAGTCGTATACCTGCTCGCGTACAAACGCGGTGTGCAGGGTTTCCGTCTGATCATCGTGGGCATCGCGATCAGCGCGATGCTGGGATCGGTCAACACCTGGCTGATCCTCAAGGCCAAACTCGACGACGCGATGGCGGCCGCAGTGTGGGGAGCCGGTTCGTTGAACGGTCTGGGATGGACCCAGGTGTGGCCGGTTGTTGCAGTCCTGGTTGTGCTGGTTCCGCTGATCCTGTTGTTGGGCAGGCGGATGCAAATGCTCGAGATGGGCGACGACGCGGCCAAGGCGCTCGGGGTTCGAGCTGAACCCACGAGGTTGTCGTTGGTGGTTCTCGGTGTTGCGCTGACGGCGATGGTGACGGCGGCGGCCGGTCCCATCGGGTTCGTCTCGCTCGCCGCACCACAATTGGTACGGCGACTGACCGGTAGTGCGGGTGTGACGCTTTTGCCTTCTGCCGCAATGGGTGGGGCTCTGTTGATGATCAGTGACTGGGTCGCGCAGCGAGCATTTGCCCCGACGCAGTTGCCTGTCGGAGTAGTGACGGTATCCATCGGCGGCGTCTATTTCGTCTGGCTCCTCGCACGTGAGGCCCGCAAGCAGTGA
- a CDS encoding ABC transporter ATP-binding protein codes for MSSTPLHPSNDTDGPPLPPAITPRQVITRAIAAEGRGAKLAAASVGFTGHQVAEALVPVVIGAVIDRAVATSDAAALGKWILVLGILFTGLLLSWRIAARIADSVTEYGAHRLRMDIARRGLDPHGMNPRRMPGEVYSIATSDAGSVAGFTHTLSTKLGAACGVLTAAISLLVISVPLGLLVILSTPPVLVLMQVVSRPLERRAETDQWQGARAGALAADLLSGLRILSGIGAGDAAAQRYRGASRTSLDATLRAQRYQAMYSAANVAIAGAYLAVIAYVGGRMAASGSISVGEFIAVVGLAQFLRGPLIDIIYFGAGLARARASANRIAALIGTRRAVSPASDPVALSHSESLTLRDVVLAGAAPVDLDVKRGEIVGITYDNTAWADAFMDVLARRIDPPSGSIRLGDNPIHDLDIDELRTHVLAAPHDAALFIGTVGDNIGALTPVGHRTDAAISAAAADQVIEALPNGLATGVTEQGNSLSGGQRQRVALARALASDVPILVLHDPTTAVDSVTEARIARGISEVRSAHATILLTSSPALLDICDRVIEL; via the coding sequence GTGTCATCAACGCCGCTTCATCCGAGTAACGATACCGACGGTCCGCCGCTGCCTCCGGCGATCACGCCACGTCAGGTGATCACGCGCGCCATCGCAGCCGAGGGGCGCGGGGCAAAGCTGGCTGCCGCGTCGGTGGGCTTCACCGGACACCAGGTAGCCGAAGCTCTGGTCCCGGTCGTGATCGGTGCGGTCATCGACCGTGCCGTGGCGACCAGCGACGCCGCAGCTCTCGGCAAGTGGATTCTTGTTCTCGGCATCCTGTTCACCGGCCTGCTGCTCAGCTGGAGAATTGCAGCCCGGATCGCCGACTCGGTCACCGAGTACGGCGCCCATCGGCTTCGGATGGACATCGCCAGACGCGGCCTCGATCCGCACGGCATGAATCCGCGTCGGATGCCCGGTGAGGTCTACTCGATCGCGACCTCCGACGCCGGTTCGGTCGCGGGATTCACCCACACTCTCAGCACCAAACTCGGCGCTGCCTGCGGAGTGCTGACCGCCGCAATCTCACTACTGGTCATCTCGGTGCCGCTCGGGCTTCTGGTCATCCTCAGCACTCCCCCGGTACTCGTACTGATGCAGGTCGTGAGCCGTCCCCTCGAACGCCGGGCCGAAACGGATCAGTGGCAGGGCGCACGCGCCGGGGCACTCGCCGCCGACTTGCTGTCCGGCTTACGTATTCTGTCCGGCATCGGCGCCGGAGATGCTGCGGCGCAGCGCTATCGGGGTGCCAGCCGGACATCGCTCGATGCAACCCTGCGCGCTCAGCGCTACCAAGCGATGTACTCGGCGGCCAACGTCGCCATCGCGGGCGCCTACCTTGCCGTCATCGCCTACGTCGGCGGCAGAATGGCAGCATCCGGCAGTATTTCGGTCGGTGAATTCATTGCGGTGGTGGGATTGGCGCAGTTCCTCCGCGGACCGCTCATCGACATCATCTATTTCGGTGCCGGACTGGCCCGAGCCCGCGCGTCCGCGAATCGTATTGCGGCGCTCATCGGGACACGCCGCGCCGTCTCCCCCGCGAGCGATCCTGTAGCACTGAGCCATTCGGAATCCCTGACACTGCGTGACGTTGTTCTGGCCGGAGCGGCGCCGGTCGACCTGGATGTCAAGCGCGGCGAGATCGTCGGCATCACCTACGACAACACGGCCTGGGCCGATGCTTTCATGGATGTGCTGGCGCGCCGGATAGATCCTCCTTCTGGATCAATCCGTCTGGGTGACAATCCCATCCACGATCTGGACATCGACGAACTCCGAACGCATGTCCTCGCCGCCCCGCACGATGCCGCACTCTTCATCGGCACCGTCGGCGACAACATCGGCGCTCTGACTCCGGTCGGGCACCGAACCGACGCCGCCATCTCGGCAGCCGCCGCGGATCAGGTGATCGAGGCTCTCCCGAACGGACTTGCCACCGGCGTCACCGAGCAGGGCAACTCGCTGTCCGGCGGTCAACGTCAACGAGTTGCGCTCGCGCGGGCCTTGGCAAGCGACGTACCGATACTGGTACTGCACGATCCGACCACCGCCGTCGACTCCGTCACGGAAGCGCGCATTGCCCGCGGGATATCCGAGGTTCGCAGTGCTCACGCGACAATTCTTCTCACCAGCAGCCCCGCGCTGCTCGATATCTGCGATCGGGTAATCGAACTGTGA
- a CDS encoding Fe(3+)-siderophore ABC transporter permease: MTTAVNESETTAELIDESLAEKQKQPAGLVETNSRRTLGLVICLAVLGCVVLVSIAVGSKTIPFGTVVDALVNYDDSNDHVIIRDLRLPRTLLGLLVGMALGVAGALIQAMTRNPLADPGILGVNAGAGFAMVVAVAVFGLTSIWSYIWFAFIGAVIATVIVYALGSIGRGGATPIRLTLAGVAIGSVLGGISSGITLLNPTAFDQMRQWNAGSLSGRSLDIVLAVTPFIVIGLVLALALARQLNAVALGDDLARSLGANITRTRVIGVVAVTLLCGAATAAAGPIGFVGLMVPHVARWFVGPDQRWILPYTMVCAPILLLASDVVGRIVLRPGELQVGIVTAFIGAPVLILLVRRSKVSGL; the protein is encoded by the coding sequence GTGACCACGGCAGTCAACGAGAGTGAGACGACTGCGGAACTGATCGACGAGTCCCTGGCGGAGAAGCAGAAACAACCCGCCGGACTCGTCGAAACGAATTCTCGTCGAACCCTCGGGCTTGTTATCTGCCTGGCAGTTCTCGGATGTGTTGTGCTGGTGAGTATCGCGGTCGGATCGAAGACCATTCCGTTCGGCACCGTCGTCGACGCGTTGGTCAACTACGACGATTCCAACGATCACGTGATCATTCGTGATCTGCGACTGCCCCGCACACTGCTTGGCCTGCTCGTCGGCATGGCGTTGGGTGTGGCCGGCGCATTGATCCAGGCAATGACCCGAAACCCATTGGCGGACCCGGGAATTCTCGGTGTCAATGCCGGTGCGGGATTCGCGATGGTGGTTGCCGTCGCGGTGTTCGGGTTGACCAGTATCTGGTCGTACATCTGGTTTGCGTTCATCGGTGCGGTGATCGCAACCGTCATCGTGTACGCGTTGGGATCGATCGGACGAGGCGGCGCCACACCGATCCGGCTCACACTCGCCGGCGTGGCAATCGGATCGGTGTTGGGCGGCATCTCGTCCGGAATCACCTTGCTCAACCCGACGGCATTCGACCAGATGCGTCAGTGGAACGCCGGTTCTCTCAGCGGTCGCTCCCTGGACATCGTGCTGGCTGTGACACCGTTCATCGTGATCGGGCTCGTCCTGGCACTGGCTCTGGCGCGACAACTCAACGCTGTCGCCCTCGGTGACGATCTGGCGCGTTCACTCGGCGCCAACATCACCCGCACGCGCGTCATCGGGGTTGTTGCCGTGACCCTGTTGTGCGGTGCGGCTACTGCTGCTGCCGGTCCGATCGGGTTTGTGGGGCTGATGGTTCCACACGTTGCCCGCTGGTTCGTCGGACCGGATCAGCGCTGGATTCTTCCGTACACGATGGTGTGCGCGCCGATTCTGCTCCTCGCCTCCGATGTGGTCGGGCGAATCGTGCTGCGCCCCGGTGAACTTCAAGTGGGTATCGTCACGGCCTTCATCGGTGCTCCGGTACTGATCCTGCTGGTGCGTCGAAGCAAGGTGAGCGGCCTGTGA
- a CDS encoding ABC transporter ATP-binding protein: MNDLLPTATPKQARTEALRLLRPHRLGASGAALTLTAATAIGLLTPLILGEMVDTVTSGGTDIVSRIGTLTGALVAVAVLSSLLVGVSEYLLAGVGERVVADLREEVVVRVLDLPQSDVERAGRGDLVSRITGDVRLVTQAVSQALPVFATAALTIVLTLIGLGALDWRFAIAAVIAAPIQVRALRWYLTQSAPVYRQEREAEGARAQQLLDSLSNSDTVGSLRLAKPHLEQIESRSLTAVRLSLKTTRLRTRFFGRLNIAEFIGLSAVLITGFWLVKNGQVTIGAATAAALFFHRLFDPVGAVLSVFDELQEGTIALARLVGVTLAPVPPIPADPREPVNSSASLEDVTFSYRPSDAPVLRDIDITIPAGTVTALVGATGAGKSTVAKLLAGTYEPTEGTVRIGSVPRNQLSRNTARTAVALVTQEVHVFAGTVADDLRLAAPAATDADIVAALDTVGASDWVGALPEGIETVVGGGGHRLTATQAQQLALARIELLDPPLLILDEATAEAGSAGARVLDDAALALTRGRTSITVAHRLSQAVDADRILVMDDGRVVEQGSHDELVNLGGRYAQLWEAWSIPRR; encoded by the coding sequence GTGAACGACCTGCTCCCCACCGCAACCCCCAAACAGGCTCGCACCGAGGCACTTCGGCTGCTGCGGCCGCACCGACTCGGAGCGAGCGGTGCGGCGCTCACCTTGACCGCAGCCACGGCAATCGGCCTGCTCACCCCACTGATTCTGGGCGAGATGGTAGACACCGTCACTTCTGGTGGCACCGACATCGTCTCCCGTATCGGCACGTTGACCGGGGCCTTGGTTGCTGTCGCCGTCCTGTCCTCCCTACTGGTCGGTGTCAGCGAATACCTTCTGGCCGGGGTCGGGGAACGCGTCGTGGCAGACCTACGTGAAGAAGTGGTCGTCCGAGTACTCGATCTACCTCAGAGCGACGTCGAGCGCGCCGGACGTGGTGACCTCGTCTCCCGCATCACCGGTGACGTTCGCCTGGTCACGCAAGCCGTGTCGCAGGCCTTACCGGTGTTTGCCACCGCTGCACTCACTATCGTCTTGACTCTGATCGGATTAGGCGCGCTGGACTGGCGATTTGCGATTGCCGCTGTGATCGCCGCACCGATCCAGGTGCGTGCCCTGAGGTGGTACCTCACACAATCAGCACCCGTCTACCGACAAGAACGCGAAGCCGAAGGTGCACGCGCACAACAGCTCCTCGACTCACTGAGCAATTCCGACACCGTCGGATCTCTACGGCTGGCGAAGCCGCACCTGGAGCAGATCGAATCGCGCTCACTGACAGCGGTTCGGCTCAGCCTGAAGACGACACGGCTACGGACCAGGTTCTTCGGTCGTCTCAACATCGCCGAATTCATCGGACTCTCGGCAGTTCTGATCACGGGATTCTGGCTCGTGAAGAACGGGCAGGTCACCATCGGAGCCGCCACCGCGGCAGCCCTGTTCTTCCACCGGTTGTTCGACCCTGTCGGAGCCGTTCTCAGCGTCTTCGACGAGTTGCAAGAGGGCACAATCGCTCTGGCTCGCCTTGTCGGCGTCACCCTCGCACCGGTGCCCCCGATTCCGGCCGATCCCCGCGAACCCGTCAACAGTTCAGCCTCGTTGGAGGACGTGACCTTCTCGTACCGTCCGAGCGACGCCCCCGTGTTGCGCGATATCGACATCACGATTCCGGCCGGTACCGTCACCGCTCTCGTGGGAGCCACCGGCGCCGGAAAGTCCACGGTGGCAAAACTTCTCGCCGGGACCTACGAACCCACCGAGGGTACCGTGCGGATCGGCTCCGTCCCCCGCAATCAACTCTCGCGGAACACTGCTCGGACCGCAGTTGCGTTGGTTACTCAGGAAGTTCACGTTTTTGCGGGCACGGTGGCCGACGATCTCCGCCTAGCCGCCCCTGCCGCAACCGACGCCGACATCGTCGCCGCCCTCGATACCGTCGGCGCCTCGGACTGGGTCGGAGCGCTGCCCGAGGGCATCGAGACAGTGGTCGGCGGCGGCGGCCACCGCCTCACCGCGACCCAGGCGCAACAGCTCGCCCTGGCACGGATCGAACTCCTGGATCCACCCCTGCTGATTCTGGACGAGGCAACGGCGGAAGCGGGCAGCGCCGGCGCCCGAGTACTCGACGACGCCGCTCTCGCGCTGACCCGTGGGCGCACCTCGATC